A genome region from Oceanococcus sp. HetDA_MAG_MS8 includes the following:
- a CDS encoding alpha/beta hydrolase: MSASFWDQEHITTPDHRHLCMWYPHGQQEVVLHFAHATGFHAHTYAPLFAELDDIPLAAWDMRGHGYSADGQPLARLHSWASYAADLEAWVLAQPQPVWLAGHSVGATVSAMVAARQPQHVRGLILIEPVLLGPLQSSYLWWSQRFRRPPYIPIAAGAARRRPSFSSPDQARSAYRGRGAFKTWPQAWLDAYVDHALVEYEGEWRLRCHPAFESSSFDATPLWPQRWLKQIRCPIAVHLGEVQSSTTGAYLRRWMRRRGRNLMLQTWEQHSHFLPMEATHLLAQSMRQCLAESSLQVED, from the coding sequence ATGAGCGCCTCATTTTGGGATCAGGAACACATTACCACTCCAGATCATCGCCATCTGTGCATGTGGTACCCCCACGGCCAACAGGAGGTGGTGTTGCACTTTGCCCATGCTACGGGGTTTCACGCACATACTTATGCGCCACTATTTGCTGAGTTAGACGATATTCCGCTGGCTGCTTGGGATATGCGCGGGCATGGCTACTCCGCTGATGGCCAGCCTTTAGCACGGCTGCATAGTTGGGCGAGTTATGCGGCCGACTTGGAGGCTTGGGTCTTGGCCCAGCCGCAGCCTGTCTGGCTTGCTGGGCATTCGGTGGGCGCCACTGTCAGTGCCATGGTGGCCGCCCGTCAGCCGCAGCATGTACGCGGGCTCATTTTGATTGAGCCTGTTCTGCTTGGGCCCCTGCAATCCAGTTATCTGTGGTGGTCGCAGCGGTTTCGACGGCCTCCTTACATCCCTATTGCAGCCGGTGCGGCACGTCGCCGTCCAAGCTTCTCCAGCCCGGATCAGGCGCGCAGCGCCTACCGCGGCCGAGGCGCCTTCAAAACCTGGCCACAGGCTTGGTTGGATGCTTACGTCGATCATGCTCTGGTCGAATATGAAGGTGAATGGCGCTTACGCTGCCACCCGGCTTTTGAGTCCAGTAGCTTCGACGCGACGCCACTGTGGCCCCAGCGTTGGCTCAAACAGATTCGCTGCCCCATCGCCGTGCATCTGGGAGAGGTACAAAGCAGTACCACAGGCGCATACTTACGCCGCTGGATGCGTCGGCGCGGACGCAATCTGATGCTGCAGACCTGGGAGCAGCACAGCCACTTTCTACCTATGGAGGCGACGCATTTGTTGGCCCAGAGCATGCGCCAATGTCTGGCCGAGTCGTCGCTTCAAGTCGAGGATTAA
- a CDS encoding efflux RND transporter periplasmic adaptor subunit — translation MYERLRSLSWVGFWTLSLLLVHGLAHAQSGRALPVKVAAVAESSWAREVQVTGTIEAVDSVRLAPTVTERVTKVHFQEGAKVAAGEILVELEQAQEQAQLALAKARLREADLAVKRAASLQRQKLLADAGLDEALVGQAVAQAEVDAAQAALNERILRAPFAGQVGLRQVSPGAIVESGTIITQLHSVDALRVSFSLPQTEWLLLSQPHEVQVEVAGLAGQSWTGQIDADAVALETQSRALPLRAQIRDAAPPLRPGLAATVTVRSQPHRSLSVPEAALLPRGGQQFVYVVDEQDQAQRRKVRIGLRKPGTVEVLDGLTAGEKVVVRGAERLRPGMTVLASQWSPEA, via the coding sequence ATGTACGAGCGCTTGCGAAGCCTGTCGTGGGTCGGATTTTGGACCCTGAGTCTGCTGCTGGTGCACGGCCTGGCGCATGCCCAGAGTGGCCGCGCTTTGCCGGTGAAAGTGGCGGCGGTGGCTGAATCGTCCTGGGCGCGCGAGGTGCAGGTCACCGGCACCATCGAAGCCGTCGATAGCGTTCGCCTGGCACCAACCGTGACCGAGCGCGTGACCAAGGTGCATTTCCAAGAGGGTGCGAAGGTTGCTGCGGGCGAAATACTGGTTGAGTTGGAACAAGCTCAAGAGCAGGCCCAATTGGCTTTGGCCAAAGCACGTTTGCGCGAAGCCGACTTGGCGGTGAAACGCGCGGCCTCTTTGCAGCGCCAGAAGTTGCTAGCCGATGCCGGCCTGGATGAAGCCTTGGTCGGTCAGGCCGTGGCGCAAGCCGAAGTGGACGCGGCCCAAGCAGCTCTGAATGAGCGTATTTTGCGCGCCCCCTTTGCGGGCCAGGTGGGCTTGAGGCAGGTTTCTCCTGGGGCCATTGTCGAATCGGGCACCATCATCACTCAGTTGCACAGCGTGGATGCTTTGCGGGTGAGCTTCTCGCTACCGCAAACCGAGTGGTTACTGTTAAGCCAGCCCCACGAGGTGCAGGTTGAAGTGGCCGGTCTGGCTGGACAGAGCTGGACGGGGCAGATCGATGCTGACGCCGTCGCTCTGGAGACTCAAAGCCGTGCTCTACCTTTGCGGGCGCAGATACGCGATGCGGCGCCTCCCTTGCGACCAGGCCTCGCTGCGACCGTGACGGTGCGCTCGCAGCCACATCGTAGTTTGAGCGTGCCCGAGGCAGCGCTGCTGCCTCGCGGTGGGCAGCAGTTTGTTTATGTGGTGGATGAGCAAGACCAGGCACAACGCCGCAAGGTGCGCATTGGGCTACGCAAACCGGGGACGGTAGAAGTGCTCGATGGTCTGACTGCCGGCGAAAAAGTGGTGGTGCGTGGCGCCGAGCGTTTACGCCCCGGTATGACGGTGCTGGCTTCGCAATGGAGCCCGGAGGCATGA
- a CDS encoding efflux RND transporter permease subunit translates to MTLTDTAVRRPVLASVFSILLVAFGLVSFDRLSLREYPDIDAPVVSIRVNYPGASAAVVERQITEPIEDRIAGVEGIRFISSTSQDGRSNIRVEFTTDRDIDGAANDLRDRVAGVLNNLPEEADPPEVQKEDSDSDVIMWLNLTAEGMNVLELTDYAKRYLQDRFSTLPGVARVRVGGGLEYALRVWLDPDALAARSLDVQTVVSALQRENIELPAGQLESSERIFTARVQRSYRAPADFEDLVLGAAPDGSLIRLGDVARIEQGAIEDRTLFRGNTVAMVGLGLIKQSTANTLDVATAGRALAARINPTLPEGMAIKQSYDTSVFIRAAIAEVWKTLALAVGLVVVVIYLFLGSWRAMLIPAVTVPVSLIGSFIALLALGFSVNLLTLLALVLAVGLVVDDSIVMLENIHRRTEEGEAPLAAAYLGARQVAFAVVATSVVLTAVFVPIAFLTGSLGRLFTEFALTMAAAVFFSTLVALTLSPMLCSKLLKTAAHDQSTPIVDRAFRSLAAGYDRLLQSMLRHPAWVLSGFGILLVASIGLYKILPSEYAPAEDRGAFFMLINGPEGATYDYMADYAQQIEDRLMPLVDEGEIERLLIRVPRGFSVQRFNDAIGIVILSGWGQRRSAWEVMADVRQRVADLSGVTVFPVMRQGFGRGVGQPVQFVVGGGTYEELSEWSQILSEAIAERGLPLQGVDFDYEDTQPQLQLRIDRDQAAQLGVSVEDIGLTLQTLLGTRRITTFIDRGEEYDVIVSGVRSEFSTPQDLAAVPVRSQRSGELVSLANLVQIDETTGANTLNRYNRVRAVTLSANLAEGTTLGEALDELVALTREVLPDTAVIDFKGQSQDLQEAGDDVVFLFVLGMFVVFLVLAAQFENWLHPLVIMLTVPLAIAGALAAIWLTDGSLNIYSEIGLVMLVGLAAKNGILIVEFINQLRDEGQEFDQAIRSAAAIRLRPIIMTGITTAAGGASLLLSSGAGSETRFAIGVVVVGGVVAATVFTVFVVPAAYALLARRTQPPGAVAQRLEQQLEAMETP, encoded by the coding sequence ATGACGCTAACGGACACAGCTGTACGTCGGCCGGTGTTGGCCAGTGTGTTCAGCATTTTGCTCGTGGCCTTTGGCTTGGTCAGTTTTGACCGTTTGTCATTACGTGAGTACCCGGATATTGATGCTCCCGTGGTGTCCATTCGGGTGAACTATCCCGGCGCTTCGGCCGCCGTCGTGGAACGCCAAATTACCGAGCCCATTGAAGACCGTATCGCTGGGGTGGAGGGCATTCGCTTTATCTCCTCCACCTCTCAGGACGGGCGATCCAATATTCGTGTGGAGTTCACCACCGACCGCGACATTGATGGGGCGGCCAATGATTTGCGCGACCGGGTCGCTGGTGTGCTGAATAATCTTCCCGAGGAGGCAGACCCGCCGGAGGTGCAAAAAGAAGACTCCGACTCTGACGTGATCATGTGGCTGAATCTCACCGCAGAGGGCATGAACGTTCTGGAGTTAACCGATTACGCCAAGCGTTATCTGCAGGATCGGTTTTCCACCTTGCCTGGCGTAGCACGTGTGCGCGTTGGCGGCGGCCTGGAATACGCCCTGCGAGTATGGCTAGACCCAGATGCACTCGCGGCGCGCAGCTTGGATGTGCAAACGGTTGTCAGCGCATTACAGCGGGAAAATATTGAGCTGCCCGCCGGCCAGCTGGAGTCTAGTGAGCGAATTTTTACCGCGAGGGTGCAGCGGAGTTATCGCGCGCCAGCTGACTTTGAAGATTTGGTGTTAGGGGCAGCCCCTGATGGCAGCCTGATACGGCTGGGAGACGTTGCTCGTATCGAACAAGGCGCCATCGAAGATCGCACCCTGTTCCGCGGCAACACGGTGGCCATGGTGGGCTTAGGGTTGATCAAACAGTCCACGGCAAACACCTTGGATGTGGCGACGGCGGGTCGTGCTCTCGCCGCACGCATTAACCCCACGCTGCCTGAAGGCATGGCGATCAAACAAAGCTACGACACCAGTGTTTTCATCCGCGCTGCCATTGCAGAGGTGTGGAAAACCCTCGCCTTAGCCGTGGGGCTAGTTGTGGTTGTGATTTATCTGTTTTTGGGTAGCTGGCGGGCCATGCTGATTCCTGCCGTGACAGTCCCCGTCTCCTTAATTGGCAGTTTCATTGCATTACTGGCCTTAGGGTTCTCGGTGAACTTGCTCACGCTACTGGCCTTAGTCCTGGCAGTGGGCCTGGTCGTAGACGACTCCATCGTCATGCTGGAAAACATCCACCGCCGCACCGAAGAGGGTGAAGCGCCCTTGGCAGCAGCCTATCTGGGGGCGCGGCAGGTGGCTTTTGCGGTCGTGGCGACCTCGGTAGTGCTCACCGCCGTCTTCGTGCCTATTGCCTTTCTCACCGGAAGCTTGGGCCGGCTCTTCACCGAGTTTGCGCTGACCATGGCTGCGGCGGTGTTCTTTTCCACGCTGGTGGCGCTGACACTGTCCCCGATGCTGTGCTCCAAGCTGCTCAAAACAGCGGCTCATGATCAATCAACGCCCATTGTTGATCGCGCCTTTCGCAGCTTGGCGGCAGGTTACGACCGATTGCTGCAGTCGATGTTGCGACACCCGGCTTGGGTGCTGTCTGGCTTTGGTATTTTGCTTGTGGCCAGCATAGGCCTGTACAAAATTCTGCCCAGTGAGTACGCACCCGCTGAAGACCGCGGGGCCTTTTTTATGTTGATTAATGGGCCGGAAGGGGCGACTTACGACTACATGGCCGACTACGCCCAGCAGATCGAAGATCGGCTGATGCCGCTGGTGGACGAGGGCGAAATTGAGCGTTTGCTCATTCGCGTGCCGCGGGGCTTCTCGGTACAGCGCTTTAACGATGCTATCGGTATTGTCATCCTGAGTGGCTGGGGGCAGCGGCGTAGCGCCTGGGAGGTCATGGCCGATGTTCGTCAGCGCGTGGCGGACCTATCCGGCGTGACGGTGTTCCCAGTGATGCGCCAGGGCTTCGGGCGCGGAGTTGGGCAGCCGGTGCAGTTCGTGGTTGGTGGAGGCACCTACGAGGAACTGTCCGAGTGGAGCCAAATCCTCAGCGAGGCCATCGCAGAGCGCGGCCTGCCCTTGCAGGGAGTGGACTTCGATTACGAAGACACCCAGCCTCAGCTGCAGCTGCGTATTGACCGTGACCAGGCCGCGCAACTAGGCGTGAGCGTGGAAGACATAGGTCTGACGCTGCAAACCCTGTTGGGGACTCGGCGCATTACCACCTTTATTGATCGCGGTGAAGAGTACGACGTGATCGTGTCTGGGGTGCGTTCAGAGTTTTCTACTCCGCAAGATTTAGCGGCTGTTCCGGTGCGCTCCCAGCGCAGTGGGGAATTGGTGTCCTTGGCCAACCTCGTGCAAATTGATGAAACCACCGGTGCAAATACCCTGAACCGTTATAACCGCGTCAGGGCCGTGACCTTATCGGCCAACCTCGCAGAAGGGACAACTCTGGGGGAGGCCTTGGACGAACTCGTGGCATTAACGCGTGAGGTTTTGCCTGATACCGCCGTCATCGACTTTAAGGGACAATCCCAAGACTTACAGGAGGCCGGCGATGATGTGGTCTTCTTATTCGTGTTGGGGATGTTCGTGGTGTTCTTGGTGCTGGCCGCGCAGTTTGAGAATTGGCTACACCCCCTGGTGATCATGTTGACCGTGCCCCTGGCCATAGCCGGCGCCCTGGCGGCGATTTGGCTCACCGATGGCAGCCTGAACATCTACAGCGAAATTGGCTTGGTGATGCTGGTGGGCCTCGCGGCCAAAAACGGCATCCTCATTGTGGAGTTCATTAACCAACTCCGTGATGAGGGCCAGGAGTTTGATCAGGCCATTCGTAGCGCTGCCGCCATTCGTCTCCGTCCTATCATCATGACTGGTATCACGACTGCTGCCGGTGGAGCCTCATTGTTGCTGTCCTCTGGGGCAGGCTCCGAAACGCGCTTTGCCATCGGTGTGGTGGTCGTGGGTGGCGTAGTAGCGGCAACGGTGTTCACGGTGTTTGTAGTGCCCGCAGCCTATGCTCTGCTGGCGCGCCGAACTCAGCCGCCCGGTGCTGTTGCCCAGAGGTTGGAGCAGCAGCTCGAGGCCATGGAGACGCCGTAG